Proteins found in one Microbacterium sp. SSM24 genomic segment:
- a CDS encoding serine hydrolase, with amino-acid sequence MLTSLADDPAGGLRWSACVRDAASGAVLASYEGDRVLPAASVGKMLLLVELARRFAAGDAARDAPVRRGTERVADSGLWQVMDAASLTASDAARLVGAVSDNLATNVLLDLVGLDAVARTAASLGLTHTVLLDRVRDERGPKHPPVLSRGSATELSALAASLHRGEAVDAGVSGEVVSWLALGADLSMVAGAFGLDPLAHRESDRGIVLWNKTGTDSGVRADVGVVTAGSDALAYAVLAQWQDGAAPATRDEVLAAMRAIGASVRARLAGSSLHRGSDAGRGGA; translated from the coding sequence GTGCTCACGTCTCTCGCTGACGACCCCGCCGGAGGATTGCGATGGTCGGCGTGCGTTCGGGATGCGGCATCCGGTGCGGTCCTCGCCTCGTACGAGGGTGACCGCGTGCTGCCGGCGGCATCGGTGGGCAAGATGCTGCTGCTCGTGGAGCTCGCACGCCGATTCGCTGCCGGCGACGCCGCTCGCGACGCGCCCGTGCGGCGCGGGACGGAGCGCGTCGCCGACTCCGGTCTGTGGCAGGTGATGGACGCCGCGTCCCTGACCGCCTCGGATGCGGCGCGACTGGTGGGCGCCGTGAGCGACAACCTCGCGACGAACGTGCTGCTCGATCTGGTCGGACTCGATGCCGTCGCGCGCACAGCCGCCTCGCTGGGCCTCACGCACACGGTGCTGCTCGATCGCGTGCGCGACGAGCGCGGGCCGAAGCATCCGCCCGTGCTGTCACGGGGGAGCGCGACCGAGCTGTCCGCGCTCGCGGCGTCGCTGCACCGCGGGGAGGCCGTGGACGCGGGTGTGAGCGGCGAGGTCGTGAGCTGGCTGGCCCTCGGCGCCGATCTGTCGATGGTCGCCGGCGCGTTCGGGCTCGACCCCCTCGCGCACCGAGAGTCCGACCGCGGCATCGTGCTGTGGAACAAGACCGGCACCGACTCCGGAGTCCGGGCCGACGTCGGAGTCGTGACCGCCGGCAGTGACGCCCTCGCATACGCCGTGCTCGCGCAGTGGCAGGACGGCGCCGCGCCGGCCACGCGCGACGAGGTGCTCGCGGCGATGCGAGCGATCGGAGCGAGCGTGCGCGCGAGACTCGCCGGATCATCCCTCCACAGGGGGTCGGATGCCGGTCGCGGCGGGGCTTAG
- a CDS encoding NAD(P)/FAD-dependent oxidoreductase: MPKILIVGGGYAGFYTAWKLEKHLRKGEADVTIVDPLPYMTYQPFLPEVAAGSIEARHSVVALRRHLKKTNVVAAKVTGINHANKVATITPVAGEPYEFEYDQIVVTAGAVSRTFPIPGIADNAIGLKTIEEAVAIRDRLMSNFDKASTIPPGPERDRLLTVVVVGGGFAGIEVFAELRSLASSLVKSYPQITFDDTHFHLVEAMGRIMPEVSLKTSEWVLKNLAHRGAAVHLDTQVTGAVDGNIELSTGETIPSDLIIWTAGVMANPTVVRGGDLPVEERGRIRTRADLRVGSAEEVVEGAWAAGDVSAVPDLSGGGVGGYCVPNAQHAVRQAKLLAKNLVAVLRGEVPREYFHKNLGAVAGLGLWVGVFQSGKIALKGPIAWIAHRGYHGLAMPSWERKFRVVWGWWNNFWLGRDMVNLEAVQNPRYVFEEFAARPRPAQPAVTPPAEPRGAGKAADKPEAVEADRAKAEKKSAKAGAAS; the protein is encoded by the coding sequence GTGCCCAAGATCCTCATCGTCGGTGGCGGATACGCAGGCTTCTACACGGCCTGGAAGCTCGAGAAGCACCTGCGCAAGGGCGAGGCCGACGTCACCATCGTCGACCCGCTGCCCTACATGACGTACCAGCCGTTCCTGCCCGAGGTCGCCGCAGGCTCCATCGAAGCCCGCCACTCGGTCGTGGCGCTGCGTCGTCACCTGAAGAAGACGAACGTGGTCGCGGCCAAGGTCACCGGCATCAACCACGCGAACAAGGTCGCCACGATCACCCCGGTCGCGGGCGAGCCGTACGAGTTCGAGTACGACCAGATCGTCGTCACGGCCGGCGCAGTGTCGCGCACCTTCCCGATCCCCGGCATCGCCGACAACGCGATCGGGCTCAAGACGATCGAAGAGGCCGTGGCGATCCGCGACCGCCTCATGTCGAACTTCGACAAGGCGTCGACGATTCCCCCCGGTCCGGAGCGCGACCGCCTCCTCACCGTCGTGGTGGTCGGCGGCGGCTTCGCCGGCATCGAGGTGTTCGCCGAGCTCCGCTCGCTGGCTTCCTCGCTGGTGAAGAGCTACCCGCAGATCACCTTCGACGACACGCACTTCCACCTCGTCGAGGCGATGGGCCGCATCATGCCCGAGGTGTCGCTGAAGACGAGCGAGTGGGTGCTGAAGAACCTCGCCCACCGCGGTGCCGCGGTGCACCTCGACACGCAGGTGACCGGCGCCGTCGACGGCAACATCGAGCTGTCGACCGGTGAGACGATCCCCAGCGACCTCATCATCTGGACCGCCGGCGTGATGGCAAACCCCACCGTCGTGCGCGGCGGGGATCTGCCCGTCGAGGAGCGCGGTCGCATCCGCACCCGCGCGGACCTGCGCGTCGGTTCGGCCGAAGAGGTCGTCGAGGGCGCGTGGGCCGCCGGCGACGTGTCCGCCGTGCCCGATCTGTCGGGCGGCGGCGTGGGCGGCTACTGCGTCCCCAACGCGCAGCACGCCGTCCGCCAGGCGAAGCTGCTCGCGAAGAACCTCGTCGCCGTGCTCCGCGGCGAGGTGCCCCGCGAGTACTTCCACAAGAACCTGGGCGCCGTCGCGGGTCTCGGCCTGTGGGTCGGCGTCTTCCAGTCCGGGAAGATCGCCCTCAAGGGACCGATCGCGTGGATCGCGCACCGCGGCTACCACGGCCTGGCCATGCCATCGTGGGAGCGCAAGTTCCGCGTGGTGTGGGGCTGGTGGAACAACTTCTGGCTCGGCCGCGACATGGTCAACCTCGAGGCCGTCCAGAACCCGCGCTACGTCTTCGAGGAGTTCGCGGCCCGTCCGCGTCCGGCCCAGCCCGCGGTCACCCCGCCCGCCGAGCCCCGCGGCGCGGGCAAGGCGGCCGACAAGCCCGAAGCGGTCGAGGCCGACCGGGCGAAGGCCGAGAAGAAGTCCGCGAAGGCCGGCGCCGCGAGCTGA
- a CDS encoding S8 family serine peptidase, translating to MTRRVLAAIAAAAVTLTLLGAAPASAVVPLAVPPSTTEDDPVRAAEYWLDDYGIAKAWETTRGKGVRIAVIDTGISKGPAEFEGAVVGGTDVSGVGTPDGRTPVGAVDSNHGSWVASLAAGRGTGPDAGMIGVAPEADLLSVSVGFGSSATKSFTEQIAEAIHWSVDNGADVINMSLTTNVPDWDESWDEAFLYAMDRDVVIIVAAGNRGSGTTRVGAPATIPGVLTVAGVDPGGKASVEASTQGITLGVSAPSEDLVGVSADGRLVLWNGTSGAAPIVAGIAALVRAAHPDLDAENVINRIIATARPAAGATAVPDPLYGYGLVDAAAAVIASVPAVTENPMGSLAEWIRVYRRAQSDPTPSRPAEAVVVAPLPPADTLERAASPLLPSRDTVLYGTLPLSVGTVAAILVALGVTAAVRRIRLASRAPSR from the coding sequence ATGACCCGTCGCGTCCTCGCTGCGATCGCCGCGGCCGCCGTCACGCTGACCCTGCTGGGGGCGGCGCCCGCCTCCGCGGTCGTCCCGCTCGCGGTCCCGCCGTCGACGACGGAGGACGACCCGGTTCGTGCGGCGGAGTACTGGCTCGACGATTACGGCATCGCGAAGGCGTGGGAGACGACCCGCGGCAAGGGCGTCAGGATCGCCGTGATCGACACCGGCATCAGCAAGGGACCGGCGGAGTTCGAGGGTGCGGTCGTTGGCGGGACGGATGTCTCGGGCGTCGGAACCCCGGACGGCCGCACGCCCGTCGGCGCCGTCGATTCGAACCACGGCAGCTGGGTGGCTTCGCTCGCCGCCGGTCGCGGCACCGGTCCGGATGCCGGCATGATCGGCGTCGCCCCCGAAGCCGACCTCCTGTCGGTGTCGGTGGGCTTCGGGTCGTCGGCGACCAAGAGCTTCACCGAGCAGATCGCCGAGGCCATCCACTGGTCGGTCGACAACGGCGCCGACGTCATCAACATGTCTCTCACGACGAACGTCCCCGACTGGGACGAGTCGTGGGATGAGGCGTTCCTGTACGCGATGGACCGCGACGTGGTCATCATCGTCGCCGCCGGCAACCGGGGGAGCGGCACCACCCGCGTGGGTGCTCCCGCGACGATCCCCGGCGTTCTCACCGTCGCGGGCGTCGACCCGGGCGGGAAGGCGAGCGTCGAGGCGTCGACGCAGGGAATCACGCTCGGCGTCTCGGCGCCCAGCGAGGACCTCGTCGGAGTGTCGGCGGACGGGCGGCTCGTGCTGTGGAACGGCACGAGCGGCGCCGCGCCCATCGTCGCGGGCATCGCCGCTCTGGTGCGCGCGGCGCATCCTGACCTCGACGCCGAGAACGTCATCAACCGCATCATCGCGACGGCGCGACCGGCCGCCGGAGCGACCGCGGTGCCCGATCCGCTGTACGGCTACGGGCTGGTGGATGCCGCGGCCGCCGTCATCGCGTCGGTGCCGGCCGTGACGGAGAATCCGATGGGGAGCCTGGCCGAGTGGATCCGCGTGTATCGGCGCGCTCAGAGCGATCCGACGCCCTCCCGACCCGCCGAGGCCGTCGTCGTGGCACCGCTGCCTCCCGCGGACACCCTCGAGCGCGCGGCATCCCCTCTGCTCCCGTCCCGGGACACCGTCCTCTACGGGACGCTGCCGCTCTCGGTCGGCACCGTGGCGGCTATACTGGTGGCGCTCGGCGTCACCGCAGCTGTCCGACGCATCCGATTGGCGTCCCGCGCGCCGAGCCGCTGA
- a CDS encoding DUF501 domain-containing protein, which translates to MTTVPFPPASEADLAVLQTQLGRPARGAVGIAARCVCGNPTVVATSPRLPDGTPFPTFYYLTHPAATAAMSALEADHIMRELNDELAADEDLQAAYARAHEAYLADRAAYGEVDEIDGISAGGMPTRVKCLHALAGHALAAGPGVNPIGDRALERSTWSPQRCVCAEPGTAG; encoded by the coding sequence GTGACGACCGTGCCGTTCCCCCCTGCCAGCGAGGCCGACCTCGCCGTGCTGCAGACGCAGCTCGGCCGACCCGCGCGGGGAGCCGTGGGCATCGCCGCGCGCTGCGTGTGCGGCAATCCCACGGTCGTGGCCACGTCGCCGCGACTTCCCGACGGCACGCCGTTCCCGACGTTCTACTACCTCACCCACCCCGCCGCGACGGCGGCGATGTCGGCGCTCGAGGCCGACCACATCATGCGCGAGCTGAACGACGAGCTCGCCGCCGACGAAGACCTGCAGGCCGCCTACGCGCGGGCCCACGAGGCGTACCTGGCCGACCGGGCGGCGTACGGCGAGGTCGACGAGATCGACGGAATCTCCGCGGGCGGCATGCCGACGCGGGTCAAGTGCCTCCACGCGCTCGCCGGTCACGCGCTGGCTGCGGGTCCCGGCGTGAACCCGATCGGCGATCGCGCGCTCGAACGATCGACGTGGTCGCCGCAGCGGTGCGTGTGCGCCGAGCCCGGGACGGCGGGATGA
- a CDS encoding FtsB family cell division protein: protein MAKTTAPPSRPSRRRAERRPVDVRGWLGGIRLSGFMVIMLGLVVLAAFVLVPTIGTYVDQRQQIAALEAAVELSGEEVAELESQRDRWSDPAYITTQARERLYYVRPGEVVYLVDNDLPPELAPQEQVPVSEDVEQTRTDWMSQLVRSVTAAGLSQTVKAPTIGVPDQEPTPSTTP from the coding sequence GTGGCGAAGACGACGGCTCCCCCTTCCCGTCCCTCCCGGCGTCGTGCCGAGCGGCGCCCGGTCGATGTCCGCGGCTGGCTCGGCGGCATCCGGCTCTCCGGCTTCATGGTGATCATGCTCGGCCTCGTGGTGCTCGCGGCCTTCGTGCTCGTGCCCACGATCGGCACGTACGTCGACCAGCGGCAGCAGATCGCGGCGCTCGAAGCCGCCGTGGAGCTCAGCGGCGAAGAGGTCGCCGAGCTCGAGTCCCAGCGCGATCGATGGAGCGACCCCGCGTACATCACCACGCAGGCTCGTGAGCGGCTCTACTACGTCCGCCCCGGCGAAGTGGTCTATCTCGTCGACAACGACCTGCCGCCGGAGCTCGCGCCCCAGGAGCAGGTTCCGGTGAGCGAGGATGTCGAGCAGACGCGTACCGACTGGATGTCGCAGCTCGTCCGATCCGTGACCGCCGCCGGGCTCTCCCAGACGGTGAAGGCGCCGACCATCGGGGTTCCCGATCAGGAGCCCACGCCGTCCACCACGCCGTGA
- the eno gene encoding phosphopyruvate hydratase — MALIEAVGAREILDSRGNPTVEVEVLLDDGIVQRAAVPSGASTGAFEAYELRDGDKSRYGGKGVLKAVAAVIDELGPAIEGVDASEQRIIDEILIEVDGTDNKGRVGANAILGVSLAVAKAAADAADLPLFRYLGGPNAHILPVPLFNVINGGEHADNGIDMQEFFLAPIGAETFSESLRWGTEVYHVLKGELKAAGFATGLGDEGGFAPDLPSNREGLDFLVKAIEKAGFTPGSDIALGLDVAATEFFNDGVYRLDNKDWTAAELTEYYVGLVNDYPIVTIEDALAEDDWDNWKALTDALGTRTQLVGDDLFVTNPTRLADGIKRGVANSLLVKVNQIGTLSETLDAVDMAHRAGYTAMLSHRSGETEDTTIADLVVATGAGQIKSGAPARSERVAKYNQLLRIEEELGDAATFIGRAAFPRFTG, encoded by the coding sequence GTGGCACTGATCGAGGCTGTAGGCGCGCGCGAGATCCTCGACTCGCGCGGAAACCCGACCGTCGAGGTGGAGGTGCTGCTCGACGACGGAATCGTCCAGCGCGCGGCCGTCCCCTCCGGCGCGTCGACCGGAGCGTTCGAGGCGTACGAGCTGCGCGACGGCGACAAGAGCCGCTACGGCGGCAAGGGTGTCCTCAAGGCGGTCGCGGCCGTCATCGACGAGCTCGGCCCCGCGATCGAGGGCGTCGACGCCAGCGAGCAGCGCATCATCGACGAGATCCTCATCGAGGTCGACGGCACCGACAACAAGGGCCGCGTGGGCGCGAACGCCATCCTCGGCGTGTCCCTCGCGGTCGCGAAGGCGGCGGCCGACGCCGCCGATCTGCCGCTCTTCCGCTACCTCGGCGGACCCAACGCGCACATCCTTCCCGTGCCGCTGTTCAACGTCATCAACGGTGGCGAGCACGCCGACAACGGCATCGACATGCAGGAGTTCTTCCTGGCACCCATCGGCGCCGAGACTTTCTCTGAGTCGCTGCGCTGGGGCACCGAGGTCTACCACGTCCTCAAGGGCGAGCTGAAGGCCGCAGGATTCGCGACCGGCCTCGGCGACGAGGGCGGGTTCGCGCCCGACCTCCCCAGCAACCGCGAGGGCCTGGACTTCCTCGTGAAGGCGATCGAGAAGGCCGGCTTCACGCCCGGCAGCGACATCGCCCTCGGCCTGGACGTCGCCGCGACCGAGTTCTTCAACGACGGCGTCTACCGCCTCGACAACAAGGACTGGACCGCGGCCGAGCTGACCGAGTACTACGTCGGGCTGGTGAACGACTACCCGATCGTCACGATCGAGGACGCGCTCGCCGAGGACGACTGGGACAACTGGAAGGCCCTCACCGACGCGCTCGGCACCCGGACGCAGCTCGTCGGCGACGACCTGTTCGTGACCAACCCCACGCGTCTGGCCGACGGAATCAAGCGCGGCGTCGCGAACTCGCTGCTGGTCAAGGTGAACCAGATCGGCACCCTGTCCGAGACCCTCGACGCCGTCGACATGGCGCACCGCGCCGGCTACACCGCGATGCTGTCGCACCGCTCGGGCGAGACCGAAGACACGACGATCGCCGACCTGGTCGTCGCGACCGGCGCCGGTCAGATCAAGAGCGGCGCGCCCGCTCGCAGCGAGCGCGTCGCGAAATACAATCAGCTTCTGCGCATCGAGGAAGAGCTGGGCGACGCGGCGACGTTCATCGGCCGTGCGGCCTTCCCGCGCTTCACAGGCTGA
- a CDS encoding O-methyltransferase translates to MTDPTPDQWRRVDAYLTETLIGHDPALEDAVADQNAAGLPAIEVAPVNGKFLNLLARISGARRVLEIGTLGGYSTIWMARGIPADGRVVTIEAEPRIADIARASLDRAGVGDKVDIMLGRGADVLPTLDGGPPFDLVFIDADKESNTIYLDWAARLGRPGTVVVVDNTVRGGEVANPATENSQIIGVQRGLEMLGRDPRFDATALQTLDLKGWDGVAIAVVV, encoded by the coding sequence ATGACGGATCCGACCCCCGACCAGTGGCGTCGCGTCGACGCCTACCTCACCGAGACGCTGATCGGGCACGACCCGGCTCTCGAGGATGCGGTCGCCGACCAGAACGCGGCGGGTCTGCCGGCCATCGAGGTAGCGCCCGTCAACGGCAAGTTCCTGAACCTGCTCGCACGCATCAGCGGCGCACGGCGGGTCCTCGAGATCGGCACCCTGGGCGGCTACTCGACGATCTGGATGGCGCGCGGCATCCCCGCCGACGGCAGGGTCGTCACGATCGAGGCCGAGCCGCGCATCGCCGACATCGCCCGGGCGAGCCTCGATCGGGCGGGCGTGGGCGACAAGGTGGACATCATGCTCGGGCGCGGCGCGGATGTGCTCCCGACCCTCGACGGCGGTCCGCCGTTCGATCTCGTGTTCATCGACGCCGACAAGGAGTCGAACACGATCTACCTCGACTGGGCCGCGCGGCTCGGTCGCCCCGGCACGGTCGTCGTCGTCGACAACACCGTGCGCGGGGGAGAGGTCGCCAATCCGGCGACCGAGAACTCGCAGATCATCGGCGTGCAGCGGGGGCTCGAGATGCTCGGGCGAGACCCCCGCTTCGACGCGACCGCGCTGCAGACGCTCGACCTCAAGGGCTGGGACGGCGTCGCCATCGCCGTCGTGGTGTGA
- a CDS encoding DUF4442 domain-containing protein, with protein MRITPRRLAVGMSLWAPNLWSGIRIRSFSEDWTHATVELHVNVITRNYVKTAFGGSMSAMTDPYFFMLLMHQLGRDYVVWDTRGEIEFVKPGRGVLTAHFAVPREKAEELRARARGGAKVLEWFETEITDAAGDVVARVRREVYVREKKRVTASVSA; from the coding sequence ATGCGAATCACACCCCGCCGACTCGCCGTCGGGATGAGCCTGTGGGCGCCCAACCTGTGGAGCGGCATCCGCATCAGGAGCTTCTCCGAGGACTGGACCCACGCGACCGTCGAGCTTCATGTGAACGTCATCACCCGCAACTACGTGAAGACGGCCTTCGGCGGATCGATGTCGGCGATGACGGATCCGTACTTCTTCATGCTGCTGATGCATCAGCTCGGCCGCGACTACGTGGTGTGGGACACCCGCGGCGAGATCGAGTTCGTCAAACCCGGCCGCGGCGTCCTGACCGCGCACTTCGCCGTCCCCCGGGAGAAGGCCGAAGAGCTGCGGGCGCGTGCCCGCGGCGGCGCGAAGGTGCTCGAGTGGTTCGAGACCGAAATCACGGATGCCGCGGGAGACGTCGTCGCCCGGGTGCGCCGAGAGGTGTACGTCCGCGAGAAGAAGCGTGTGACCGCGTCGGTCTCCGCCTGA
- a CDS encoding SGNH/GDSL hydrolase family protein, whose product MRRPRAVVVSAATVVVAGAAVAGVRSLLHRQARIARRRIGKPLGEDAVNADRVWGRRHEGEPVELALFGDSIAAGLGAQRRKDTLGARLAKGVARHAHRPVRLHTAAVVGAESSMLAAQVDGLPADYRPHVAVVIVGGNDVTHRVPIPAAAAHLAATVARLRGRGAEVVVGTCPDLGALRPVPQPLRTLGSRMSRQLAEAQADAATRAGAHVVSLRRAVGPFFVAQPDEMFSLDRFHPSALGYRRTAEALLPSVLEALHSGVRGR is encoded by the coding sequence ATGCGCCGCCCTCGTGCCGTCGTCGTGAGCGCCGCGACCGTCGTGGTCGCGGGCGCCGCCGTGGCGGGAGTCCGATCCCTGCTGCACCGCCAGGCGCGCATCGCGCGCCGGCGCATCGGCAAACCGCTCGGCGAGGACGCGGTGAACGCGGATCGCGTGTGGGGCCGTCGCCACGAGGGCGAGCCTGTCGAGCTGGCGCTGTTCGGCGATTCGATCGCGGCAGGCCTCGGCGCGCAGCGACGCAAGGACACCCTCGGCGCCCGCCTGGCGAAGGGCGTCGCGCGCCACGCCCACCGGCCGGTCCGCCTGCACACGGCGGCCGTCGTCGGCGCGGAATCCTCGATGCTGGCCGCGCAGGTCGACGGCCTTCCCGCCGACTACCGTCCGCACGTGGCGGTCGTGATCGTCGGTGGGAACGACGTCACGCACCGCGTGCCGATCCCCGCCGCTGCCGCCCATCTCGCGGCGACGGTCGCGCGGCTGCGGGGCCGCGGGGCGGAGGTCGTCGTCGGCACCTGCCCCGATCTCGGTGCCCTGCGGCCGGTTCCCCAGCCCCTTCGCACGCTCGGCTCGCGCATGTCCCGTCAGCTCGCCGAGGCTCAGGCGGATGCCGCGACCCGGGCGGGCGCGCACGTGGTGTCGCTGCGGCGCGCCGTCGGACCGTTCTTCGTGGCCCAGCCCGACGAGATGTTCAGTCTCGACCGGTTCCACCCCAGCGCGCTCGGCTACCGCCGCACCGCCGAGGCGCTGCTCCCGTCGGTGCTCGAGGCGCTCCATTCCGGGGTCAGGGGTCGCTGA
- a CDS encoding YdeI/OmpD-associated family protein, which yields MTLRIHAVLVPFGPATAIELTDEQVAELGGGKRAAVIVGIGDRSARLRLGVMDGRNLIGISKANRAQLGVDFGDAVDATIDLDQQERVVEVPDDLAAALHAAGVQAAFDALAYSRRKELARGVAEAKKPETRERRIAAAVEELAG from the coding sequence ATGACTCTGCGCATCCACGCCGTGCTCGTCCCGTTCGGACCGGCGACGGCGATCGAACTCACCGACGAACAGGTCGCCGAACTCGGCGGCGGCAAGCGCGCCGCCGTGATCGTCGGAATCGGCGATCGCTCCGCGCGACTGCGGCTGGGCGTCATGGACGGGCGCAACCTCATCGGCATCTCGAAGGCGAACCGCGCGCAGCTCGGTGTCGATTTCGGCGACGCGGTCGACGCGACGATCGACCTCGATCAGCAGGAGCGCGTCGTCGAGGTGCCGGACGATCTCGCCGCCGCCCTCCACGCGGCCGGCGTGCAGGCCGCCTTCGACGCCCTCGCCTACTCGCGGCGCAAGGAACTTGCGCGCGGCGTCGCCGAGGCGAAGAAGCCCGAGACCCGTGAGCGTCGCATCGCCGCCGCCGTCGAGGAGCTCGCGGGCTGA
- a CDS encoding histidine--tRNA ligase yields the protein MRDFLPADKARRERVLAVIRERYRAHGFDEIETPVMEEHARLHAGIGGDNEKLAYNVLKRGLDAASIAAAADDPAQLTDLGLRYDLTVPLARFYATNRGQLPTVFRSIQIAPVWRAERPQKGRYRQFVQCDIDIMGDASARAESELIVATLDTLDALGLEGGSVRINDRRVLDWMLDAFGFTPEERPGVLITIDKLDKVGPAGVAAELRERGATASAVDVFEQFLTRPMTMEYHPYGERQIRKFLPAGAPDDVVAHLTGIGAAVAAARGGADGALSDIPLVFDPFLVRGMGYYTGTIFELAHPSVDYSLGGGGRYDGMIGRFLGQDVPAVGFSIGFERLVDLVDAADVDSASAIVLVHDRDVPDSELLAHKSGLVAAGSRVRLEHRTKNLKALLERAAADGFTSFATVVAGTPVGSLEVKPLA from the coding sequence ATGCGCGACTTCCTCCCCGCCGACAAGGCCCGTCGCGAGCGCGTGCTCGCCGTCATCCGCGAGCGCTACCGCGCGCACGGATTCGACGAGATCGAAACACCGGTCATGGAAGAGCATGCGCGGCTGCACGCGGGCATCGGCGGCGACAACGAGAAGCTCGCCTACAACGTGCTCAAGCGCGGGCTCGACGCCGCGTCGATCGCGGCGGCAGCAGACGACCCGGCGCAGCTCACGGATCTCGGCCTTCGCTACGACCTCACCGTGCCCCTCGCTCGCTTCTACGCGACCAACCGCGGCCAGCTGCCGACGGTGTTCCGCTCGATCCAGATCGCGCCCGTGTGGCGCGCCGAGCGTCCGCAGAAGGGCCGGTATCGCCAGTTCGTGCAGTGCGACATCGACATCATGGGGGATGCCTCGGCCCGCGCCGAGTCCGAGCTCATCGTCGCGACGCTCGACACGCTGGACGCCCTGGGGCTCGAGGGCGGCAGCGTGCGCATCAACGACCGGCGCGTCCTCGACTGGATGCTCGACGCGTTCGGCTTCACCCCGGAGGAGCGCCCGGGTGTGCTGATCACCATCGACAAGCTCGACAAGGTCGGGCCCGCGGGGGTCGCGGCCGAGCTGCGCGAGCGCGGCGCCACGGCATCGGCGGTGGATGTGTTCGAGCAGTTCCTGACGCGTCCGATGACGATGGAGTACCACCCGTACGGCGAGCGGCAGATCCGGAAGTTCCTCCCCGCCGGGGCGCCGGACGATGTTGTCGCGCACCTCACGGGGATCGGCGCGGCGGTCGCCGCGGCCCGCGGCGGGGCGGACGGCGCGCTCTCCGACATCCCGCTCGTGTTCGATCCGTTCCTCGTGCGTGGCATGGGGTACTACACCGGCACGATCTTCGAGCTGGCTCATCCGTCCGTGGACTACTCACTGGGCGGCGGTGGTCGGTACGACGGCATGATCGGCCGATTCCTCGGCCAGGACGTGCCGGCGGTCGGCTTCTCGATCGGCTTCGAACGCCTCGTCGACCTCGTGGACGCTGCCGACGTCGACAGCGCGAGCGCGATCGTGCTCGTGCACGACCGCGATGTGCCTGACAGCGAACTGCTCGCCCACAAGTCCGGGCTCGTCGCAGCCGGGTCGCGCGTGCGGCTCGAGCACCGAACGAAGAACCTCAAGGCGCTGCTCGAGCGGGCCGCCGCGGACGGCTTCACCTCGTTCGCGACCGTGGTCGCCGGCACCCCTGTCGGCTCGCTCGAGGTCAAACCGCTCGCGTGA
- a CDS encoding MazG family protein: MASQAAGSGDGHGDGVSASDPLRAAADTMRTVRDRCVWTQQIDHRALVPYLVEESAELIDAVEEDDRAELREELGDLLWQVLFHAEIASRDTDDPFDIDDVARGLTDKMVRRHPHVFGDAVANTPEEVLVHWNAAKAAEKSSRTSVLDGVSERMPSLALAQKLLGKGAAVGVRIEPATAPASEAELGETLLALVATARAQGWDAERAVRERLRGLAAEIRSAESADRH; encoded by the coding sequence ATGGCATCACAGGCGGCAGGCTCAGGCGACGGACACGGCGACGGCGTGAGCGCGTCCGACCCGCTGCGGGCCGCGGCCGACACCATGCGCACCGTGCGCGACCGGTGCGTGTGGACGCAGCAGATCGACCATCGGGCGCTCGTCCCGTATCTGGTGGAGGAGAGCGCCGAACTCATCGACGCCGTCGAGGAGGACGATCGCGCCGAGCTCCGCGAAGAACTCGGCGACCTGCTGTGGCAGGTGCTCTTCCACGCCGAGATCGCGTCGCGCGACACGGACGACCCGTTCGACATCGACGACGTCGCGCGGGGTCTCACCGACAAGATGGTGCGACGGCATCCGCACGTCTTCGGCGATGCCGTCGCGAACACGCCGGAAGAGGTCCTGGTGCACTGGAACGCGGCGAAGGCGGCCGAGAAGAGCTCGCGCACGAGCGTGCTGGACGGCGTGAGCGAGCGGATGCCGTCCCTCGCCCTCGCGCAGAAGCTGCTGGGCAAGGGCGCTGCCGTGGGCGTGCGGATCGAGCCCGCGACCGCGCCGGCATCGGAGGCAGAGCTCGGCGAGACGCTTCTGGCGCTCGTCGCGACCGCGCGCGCGCAGGGCTGGGATGCCGAGCGCGCCGTGCGCGAGCGCCTGCGTGGGCTCGCCGCCGAGATCCGCTCCGCCGAGAGCGCCGACCGTCACTGA